A stretch of the Melitaea cinxia chromosome 14, ilMelCinx1.1, whole genome shotgun sequence genome encodes the following:
- the LOC123659867 gene encoding uncharacterized protein LOC123659867, translating to MLASFQNKNLHAILVSESWLKPCLPSSSFCLPGFHLIRNDRLGRPGGGVAIYLRSHIPFTVIEFSQQHNSPGAEYLFIEVLFFNTKLLLGVFYNPSLTIDYFMSFEDLLEKFTPLFSHTIIMGDFNTCLLKNDSRTSRFTSIVKAANLNILPLSATHAFPNCSPSLLDLILVSSTTHVEKFGQCVATAFSYHDLLFLSYKLRPPKAKRKILMRRNFSGIDFDSLAEDVSKIDWSGVLNASSIDEKLNYFNSLITQLYDKHAPIRPVRLKHLPAPWLTDEVKRLQKIRNIAKAKYRVDPNETNREKYRKARNRCNRLCRDEHRRYIFKSVIEEDDSARVWNFLKSLGVGKQQRDINSQNLNLNSLNQHFSSSVTFDNITKLNTISQISASPTPDTPFFQFSQFTNSDVKKNILAVSSNSVGSDCISRQMGVPERMDNPEAPNSTAIKRSNKNTQNILSGAKNMRY from the exons ATGTTGGCCtcctttcaaaataaaaacttacatgCTATTTTAGTCTCAGAATCCTGGTTGAAACCATGTCTCCCTTCGTCATCATTCTGCTTACCAGGTTTTCACTTGATTCGAAATGACCGTTTAGGACGACCTGGCGGAGGTGTTGCCATTTATTTACGATCTCATATTCCTTTTACTGTTATAGAATTTTCGCAACAACATAATAGTCCTGGAGCAGAATACCTTTTTATCGAAGTCCTATTCTTCAACACTAAGCTCCTTCTTGGTGTTTTTTATAATCCTAGCCTCACCATTGACTATTTTATGTCTTTTGAAGATCTTCTTGAAAAGTTTACTCCTTTGTTTTcacacacaattattatggGTGACTTTAATACTTGCCTTCTTAAAAATGACTCTCGAACTTCACGCTTTACATCTATAGTAAAGGCAGCTAATTTGAATATATTGCCATTATCTGCGACTCACGCATTTCCTAACTGCTCACCTTCTCTTCTCGATTTAATTCTTGTCTCTTCTACTACTCATGTCGAAAAATTTGGTCAATGTGTAGCTACTGCCTTTTCCTATCACGACCTTCTCTTCTTATCTTATAAACTAAGACCTCCTAAAGCTAAACGAAAAATTCTTATGAGGCGCAATTTTAGTGGAATTGACTTTGATAGTCTAGCCGAGGATGTATCTAAGATTGACTGGTCCGGAGTGCTTAATGCTTCTTCAATTGATgagaagttaaattattttaattccctTATAACACAACTTTATGACAAGCATGCCCCTATTCGACCAGTGCGATTAAAACATCTACCGGCCCCATGGTTGACTGACGAAGTTAAACGCCTACAAAAGATAAGGAATATAGCCAAAGCTAAATACAGAGTCGATCCCAACGAAACAAATCGTGAGAAGTACAGGAAAGCTCGGAATCGCTGTAACAGGTTGTGTAGGGATGAACATCGACGCTACATCTTTAAGTCTGTCATAGAGGAAGATGACTCAGCCCGAGTTTGGAATTTCCTCAAATCACTAGGAGTTGGCAAGCAGCAACGAGATATTAACTCCCagaacttaaatttaaattcacttAATCAGCATTTCTCATCTTCTGTTACATTTGAtaacataacaaaattaaatacaatttctcAAATTTCAGCTTCTCCAACTCCTGATACTCCCTTTTTTCAATTTAGTCAATTCACGAATagtgatgttaagaagaatatTTTAGCGGTATCATCTAACAGTGTTGGTTCTGATTGCATTAGTCGTCAAATG ggtgtcccagaaaGAATGGATAACCCTGAAGCGCCTAATAGTACGGCTATCAAGCgctctaataaaaatacacaaaacattCTAAGTGGTGCCAAAAATatgagatattaa